A region of the Drosophila subobscura isolate 14011-0131.10 chromosome J, UCBerk_Dsub_1.0, whole genome shotgun sequence genome:
TCGCCCCCTCTGCTCCTGCCGCGCTTTGACTTTTTCCGCCCTTTCCCTTTCACTTTACACGGAGCGCACTGGCAGTCTGGATCGTGCTCGAGGCCGCACCTAGGCGGCACGTGTGGCACATAAGGGGCACCTGTGCAAATAGGACATCTGTTGGAAGAGTAAGGAACAATTGAGCGAAActaaattcaaaattttgtttgccattgcagACTTACCCTCCCGCAATGGGGCCTACGGCTGCAGCCGTAGCGGCAGGATAGATTTTGAGGTAAAGGCACATCAGACGATGGCAAACAAAGAGAGCCGGCAAGAGGAGCAAGGCGCAGAGCAGTATACCCAACCAGAAGCCGTTCTGCAATAAGAATAGTCCTCAAACACATTGCATTTCAGGTGCACGCAAGAGCTGTACTCACAATTGGGTCCACCAGACGGGAACAAACAAAGTAAACGCCTTCGTAGTAAATGTAGGCAAGGGGCTGACAAAGGCCGACCTTGTAGTTTGCCTCCGTGATAACCATCTCGAGATACTCTTCCACCTGTTCGTTGATGGCACTGGTGAGATTCTGGCCAAGATTGTTGATGTACTCGGCGCCGCGCTTTTTGATAAAATTCTCTGCATTGATTATAGCCTCGAGCAGCACTTGAATGGAGTTGCTAAAGTCGTGGTTCAGATAAAGAATCAGCGAATCGATTTCCTTCACAACTTTCAACGCTTTCTTCATGCCACGTTGCACGGGTAGGAAAAATGACTTGTGGTAGGCCAGGGCactgtatttgtgcagataactGAACGCTCGGCCATCCTccttcaagactgctttattCGTTGCCCATTCGTGCAGCACATCATTGGCCAAGAACTCCAAATCGATGTTCAGTAATCGCAGGCACATATTCGAGTCGTACAGCAGGCTGTGGTAGGACGAGAGATTGCTGTTGCGCACCTCATTGATTTGGATCTTCTCTTCTTTCGTCAAAATGTCCAGATTTGACAAGTCCTCGGTGAAGATTGGCACACTCTCCGCTTCATCCGGCAGCAACTTAACGTTCGCCAAGTCGTTGACATCATAGATATTATTTGCACGCAGCAGCTGGAATATGGACTCATTGGCATGGCAGGACCTGACTGCCTCCGACATGTGCAGCGGCGGCATCACAAACCTGTCGCCCTCAGTCTCTGGCTTCAGGTAACGATTCATATCGATGACGGCATCCAGTTGCCGGAAAAGTTCATTCTTCTCCGCTTGTGTGGTCGGTGCACAGGCGCCCTCGTATGTAACCAGTCCAATCATGAAGTAAAACAGTCCGACCATCGCAATGAACGAGAATACACAAAACATCAGGATGATGGCTCtgaaaaatatgaatgaaaatcTTTCAACAGCTGCAGACATCAGACTCACATAAGCAGGCATGAGGCGGCCATGCCCTTGCTGCAAAATCCACTTGGTCCAGGATGAGTCCGACTATATCCACCGACGCCGCATACCAAGGCAGTTAACAGGATAACAATTATCTAAGGCAATTCAAGAATTTGGCAACCGAGAACATCTTCTGGATCTGACAAACTTACTATAAAGATTAGTGTGAGGCATATGATATTGATGGTCCTGCGATCTGCACCAAACTTTTCGTAGACATCGTCGAATGTCTTCGCTGATCGCAGGGTGTTCAAGTGTATATCACTGATCATTGCATCGATCATGTTGCGTATACTTAAAGCGTGATCGTCGAAGGTTGCATGCCCAGTGGCAATGTTTCGTTTGAGCGGCGGACCCACGTGTTTCATCTGCTCCTCGATCTTGTCGCGGATCGTATTAAATCGAACCAAGGCCCTCTTCGGTATTAGATTGTATCGCTTCTTAATGATCATCTCCATGGCTTCCACATAGACCGTGGTATTTGGCACCTACAAAAAGAGTTACACAGATAAACGAGAGATGCAAAAAATCTAAATACCTCGTCCAAGTGCAGGCAAGTTGATGTGTCAATGTACAGAACGCTATGTTCTATCATGGTTTCATGACAACGCTTCTTGGtattgccacaaaaatgggTTATGGTGTAGGTCATGTCTCGTTTCAGGCCTCGAATCGCTGGAAAGAAGAGAGTTTAAGAAGGGTCAGGAGCTAATTGTCATAGTTACAGTCTCGAAGTTGTGAAGTGTAGAAGCGCAGCTCCTTCTCCAGATAATCCAATTGCTTCATCTTTGGCAGTGCATCCGGAATATTGTCCAGTATGCGCTCAAGTTCAATCAAAGCATTACCATCGGAGGCATCAGCCATGTCCAGGAAGATGTGATTATGCGCGTCTACAAaatggcattaattaatttccccAATTATACGTAGAACCTACCTACCGTTTATCTGCTCAATGAGATGCGTCTCCAGTTCCTGAAAGTTGAACACCAACAGATGGTGGACATGGTCGGCGACATTCGTTAAAAGGTACAAGTATCCTCGCTGCTACGTCGCATTGTCACTCTTGACTGCTCCAATCCACGATCCAAGAATTTATTCGTCACAAACGCAATGGCGAGGCCAGCACTGTTAATAATCGGATATCAATTGGGACTGCCAAATGCTAATACGACACAGGACTCACATCAT
Encoded here:
- the LOC117894884 gene encoding prominin-like protein, producing MADASDGNALIELERILDNIPDALPKMKQLDYLEKELRFYTSQLRDSIRGLKRDMTYTITHFCGNTKKRCHETMIEHSVLYIDTSTCLHLDEVPNTTVYVEAMEMIIKKRYNLIPKRALVRFNTIRDKIEEQMKHVGPPLKRNIATGHATFDDHALSIRNMIDAMISDIHLNTLRSAKTFDDVYEKFGADRRTINIICLTLIFIIIVILLTALVCGVGGYSRTHPGPSGFCSKGMAASCLLIAIILMFCVFSFIAMVGLFYFMIGLVTYEGACAPTTQAEKNELFRQLDAVIDMNRYLKPETEGDRFVMPPLHMSEAVRSCHANESIFQLLRANNIYDVNDLANVKLLPDEAESVPIFTEDLSNLDILTKEEKIQINEVRNSNLSSYHSLLYDSNMCLRLLNIDLEFLANDVLHEWATNKAVLKEDGRAFSYLHKYSALAYHKSFFLPVQRGMKKALKVVKEIDSLILYLNHDFSNSIQVLLEAIINAENFIKKRGAEYINNLGQNLTSAINEQVEEYLEMVITEANYKVGLCQPLAYIYYEGVYFVCSRLVDPINGFWLGILLCALLLLPALFVCHRLMCLYLKIYPAATAAAVGPIAGGCPICTGAPYVPHVPPRCGLEHDPDCQCAPCKVKGKGRKKSKRGRSRGGDAPEDAAPRQPVAEMTVVSEAPAPSKHKRD